In Micromonospora inyonensis, the genomic window AGGTCGAGGTGATCGAGACCGACCGCGGTCCGGTGATCATCGGAGGTCCCGACGATGACCAGGCGATCAGCCTCCGCTACCCGCCCCGGTTCTTCGGCGACATCGGCTTCGCCGCGCTCCCCGCCCTGCTCGCCGCCACCCGGGTAGCCGACGTGGACGCCGCCTGTGAACACTGGGTGGAGCCAGTCAACGTGGTGCTCGCCGCCGACACCGAAGGCGGCCTGCTGCACCGGGTCGCCGGGGCGGTCCCGGCCCGGGACCGGGCCAACGGGCTGGGCGTCGTCCCGGCCTGGGAGCCCGGCCACGAGTGGCAGGGCTGGCACGACCTGCCCCGCGCCGAGGTGCACGACCTCGCGGTGATGGCCAACGAGCGGGGCATCGCCGAGCCGCTCGGCGTCGAGTTCGCCCCGCCGCACCGGGCGAACCGCATCCGGGAACTGCTCGACGCCCTCGACGACTGGACCGTCGACGACCAGACGATCGTCCACACCGACACCCAGCTGGGGTCCGCCGAGCCGCTGCTGGCCCTTCTCGCCGGCCTGGACGAGCTCACCCCGGACGCCGCCGCCCTGCAGGATCGCCTGCTTAGCTGGGACCGCGAGATGCGCGACGACAGCGTCGACGCCGCCGCCTTCGCCGCCGTCCGGGCCGGGGTGGTACGCCGTCTCGCGGCGCACCCGACGCTGACCCCCCTGGCCGACCAGACCAAGTATCCTGCGCGGTTCCAGCCCTGGCTCGCCCTGGTACCGAAGGTCGGGTTCGCGCTGGAGAGCCTCCTCACCGCAGATCTCCTCCCCGCGACCGACCGGGTCGCCGCCGTCCGTGCCGCGCTCGACGAGGTGGCCGACGCCCCCCGGGTCTCATGGGGGGAGATGCACCTGCTCGCCCCCTGGGCGGCCCTGCCCGACCCGCACGCGTGGTGGCCGGGCCTGTCCGGCGACCACGACTGCGTGCTCGCCACCTCCAGCATTCCCGGTGCCACCCACCGCTGCTTCCGGGCGTCGGCCGCCCGCTACGTCTGGGACCTGGGCCGGCGCGACGACAGCCGCTGGATCGTGCCGTTCGGGGCGTCCGGGGTGCCCGGCCCGCACCACCGCGACCAGTTGCCGTACTGGCTGCGCGGCGATCTCGTACCCATCGTCACCGACTGGGACCAGCTCACCGAGGAGCGCGGTGACGACACCTTCTGACCCGGTCTGGCGGCGGCACGTCGACGGCTTCGGGGAGGTGACGATCCGACCCGTCGACCCGGCCGCCGACGCCGACCTGATCCACGACTGGGTCACCCGGGAACGGTCCCGGTTCTGGGGCATGCGGGACGCCAGCCGGGAGCGGGTGCGCGAGATCTACGCCTACGTGGACTCGCTGACCACCCACCACGCGTACCTGATCCACCGGGACGGCCGCCCGGTGGGGCTCTTCCAGACGTACGAGCCGGCGGCCGACCCGGTGGGCGAGTGCTACGAGGTGCGCCCCGGCGACTTCGGCATCCATCTGATGGTCGGCCCGCCGGACGGCGGCGCCGAGCCGGGCTTCACCGGCACCGTGCTGGGCGCGTTCCTCGACTTCGTCCTGACCGACGGGTCCCGGCGGCGGATCGTCGCCGAGCCGGACGCCCGTAACGACCGGGCCATCGCCCGGCTGGTCCGCGCGGGCTTCGTCCCCGGCCCGCAGGTCGACCTGCCGGACAAACGCGCCCAACTCCTCTTCCTGGACGTTTCCGACCGGGCCGGCTCGGTCGGGGGCCCGGGTCAGTCGGCGGTGCGGCCCAGCCGCCAGTAGCCCATGAAGGCCACCGCGCTCCGGTCGAGTCCCCGTTCGGTGACCAGGTGCCGGCGCAGTCCCCGGATCATCGCCGCCTCACCGGCCAGCCAGGCGTAGAGCGGGGCGGCGGGGGGCACGTCCGGCACCTCCCAGAGGATGTCCCGGTCGACATCCACCTCGGCCAGCGAACCGGCCGGTGCCGCGGTGACCCCGCCGGCCAGCGCGAGAGCGGGCCGGACGGCCGGCAGCACTTCCCCGGACAGCGCCGCCACGGCCGGGGCGAGCCGGCTGCCGTGGGCCGCGCCGATCCGGGGCAGCCAGGTCACGGTCACCCCGGACGGAGCGGTCACCGGCAGGACGTCACGGGTGTCGGGCACCTCGATCAGGGCGTGACCACGGGCGTCGGCCGGCAGCCGCTCCAGGATGGCGCAGATCGCCGGTGCGGCGGTCTCGTCCCCGGCGAGCAGCAGCGTCCCGACCGCCGGGGGCCGGAACTCGACGCCGCCGTGCACCCCGTCGTAACCGGCGTCCGGGCCGACCAGGGCGAGCCGGTCACCGAGCCGGGCCCGTCGCGCCCACCGGGTGGCCGGTCCGCCGACGCCGTGCAGCACCAGGTCGACGTCCACCTCCTGGACGTCCTGCCGGACCGCCCGGACCGTGTACGTACGGATGTGGCAGCGCGCCTCCTCGGGCAGTGTCCGCCACTGCTGGTACCAGTCGGGGCCGTACGGCAACTCGGCCACCGTCTCCCCGGTGCGCGGCAGCGCCACCTTGATCCGCTGGTCGTACCCGTTGTCGGCGAACCGGTCGAGGTCCGGGCCGGCGAAGGTGACCCGCAGGAACGACGGGCTGAGCCGGCGCAGCGCACGGACCTCGACGGCGAAGACGCGCCAGGGCGCGACGGAGAGGGTGCTCGGCATGGCGGCCTTCCTTCATCGGTGGCCGGTGGGTCCGCGCGTGTGCCGGACCACCGGTCGGGAGCTCATCGGGGACCGGTCGCCGCGCCGCGCGAGCGCCACAGCAACCAGACGAAGTAGGGGGTGCCGATCATGGCGGTGACCAGGCCGGCGGGCACCTGGGCGGGGGCGATGACCGTGCGGCCGAGGGTGTCGGCGAGGCTGACCAGGGCCGCGCCGAGCAGCACGGCGACCGGTAGCACCCGCGAGTGCCGGCCACCGACCAGGGCCCGTGCGGCGTGCGGGGCGACCAGCCCGACGAAGCCGATCACACCGACCGCGCTGACGGCGGTCGAGGTGAGCAGCGCCGCCGCGCCGAGGGCGAGCAGCCGGGTGCGCTCCAGCCGGACGCCGAGCACCCGGGGCGTGTCGTCGTCCAACGACAGCAGGTCGAGTTCCCGCCGGGCCGCGACGACGGCCGGGATGCTCAGCAGCAGCGCGATCGCCACCGGGAGCACCTGCGGACCGGTCCGGCCGTAGGTGGAGCCGGAGAGCCAGGTCAACGCCTTGCCGGTGTTCCACGGGTCGGAGGTGACGATGATGAAGGTGATGACGGCAGTGCCGCCCTGCCACACCCCGAAACCGATCAGCACCAGTCGGTCGGAACTCAGGCCGCCGTACCGGGCCAGGCCGTAGACCAGGGCGAACGCCAGGAGCGCGCCGAGCCCGGCCGCACCGGAGATGGCCGCGACCCCGGCCAGTGGGACGAAGGTCAGCAGCGCCACCGCGCCGATGCCGGCCCCGCCGGTGATGCCGAGGATGCCCGGCTCGGCGAGCGGGTTACGGCAGACCGCCTGCACGGTGGTGCCGGCGACCGCGAGCGCCGCGCCGGCCAGCAGCGCCGCCGCGACCCGGGGCCAGCGCTGGTCCAGCACGAAGGTGTACGCCGGTCCGGTGCGCCCCTGCACCCAGTTGACCACGTCGCCGAGCAGGACCCAGGTGTCCCCGGCGAGCATGCCGAGTACCACCGCCCCGACGGTCACCGCGGCGGCGGTGGCCACCACGCCGAGGTGGAAGGAGCGGGAGCGGACGGCGGCGTGCCCGCCCGGGGGCCGGCGGGTGGGGCCGGCGTCCCGGTAGCGGCGGGCCAGCCAGACCATCAGCACCGCGCCGAAAAGCGTGGTGACCACGCCGGTCGGCACGTCCACGCCGGCCTGGCCGCCGAGCACGGCCCGCAGCAGCACGTCCGAGCCGAGCACGATGAGCACGCCGACGATGCCGGAGAGCGGCAGCAGGACCCGGTGCCGGTGCACCCCGGGCACCATCCGGCCGAGCAGCCGGACGATCACCGGCGCGCAGAGCCCGACGAAGCCGATCGGCCCGGCCAGGGTCACCGCGGCGGCGGAGAGCAGGACGGCGAGGAGGATCACCACGAGCCGGGTGCGCCGGACGTCCAGCCCGAGCACGGTGGCGGTGTCGTCGCCGAGGGCGAGCACGTCCATCCGGTGCCCGAGCGCCACCAGCAGCGCGACGGCGATCCCGATCACCGGGGCGAGCTGGGTGAACGCCGTCAGGTCGGCCTGCACCAGCGAGCCGTTGCCCCAGGCGAACAGGCCGATGGTGGCCTGCTCGAACAGGAGCATCAGCAGCATGGTGAACGAGTTCAGGGCGAGCGCGGTGGCCGAGCCGGCGAGGATCAGCCGGGTCGTGGCGGCCTGACCGCCGGTGGCCAGCGCCATCACCAGCCCGGCCGCCACGAGGCCGCCGCAGAAGGCCAGACCGCCCGCCGGGAGGGCGGGCAGGGAGATGCCGAACGCGGCCACACCGACGATGGCCAGGTGCGCCCCCGCGTTGACCGCGAGGGTGTCCGGGGAGGCCAGCGGGTTGCGGGCCAGCGACTGGAGCGCGGCTCCGGCGAAACCGAGCGCGACACCGACGGCCAGCCCGGCGAGCATGCGGGGGATCCGGGAGGCGACCAGCACCCGGGCCGCCTCGTCGTCCGACCCGGTGAGCAGGCGCAGCAGGTCGAGCGCGCCGACGGTGGAGGTGCCCTGGGTGAGGTGCACCGCCGTGACCACCAGAAGCAGGGCGGTGGCGACGACGAAGGCGGTGACGACCCGGGTGGGAGCGAGTGGTCCGGTCGGGGTCGGCTGCGTGGCCGACCCCGACCTGACGGGGGCGCTGAGCTGGCTCAAGCCGTGTAGACCTTCACGAACTCGTCGATGTACTGCTTGCCGGAGAGCGGCCCACCGAAGGTCCACATGCCGTCGGACAACCGGTGCAGCTTGTTCTGCTGCACGAAGGGCAGCGACTTCCAGATCGCGTTGCCGGACAGGCCCTGCTTGAAGACGTCGTCGCCGTCGGAGGCGTTGTAGAAGAAGGTGAGGTCCTGGCCCTTGAGGACGGTCAGCCCCTCGACGTCGGTCTGGCCCAGACCCCACATCTCGTCGACCTTGCCGGTCCAGGCGTTCTTCAGCCCGAGCTGGATGCCGATCTGGGAGACGAACGCGCCCTGGCCGAACATCCGGACGGTGATG contains:
- a CDS encoding penicillin acylase family protein, whose protein sequence is MEHQVFRDAWGIPHLRAGDPLALAFAQGYNAAIDRAWQIEVERHRSQGTGASFLGTEALEWDTFARQARLDDTARRCHDNLDPATAAWVQAYVDGVNAGLDHGALRAPQFATVGLLPGRWQPWTPLAVWLSQHVLFAGFPSKLWRTEVVRHLGEDAVALFATDGADTAGSNGWLLTGARTASGAAIVAGDPHRFIEDPGVYQQIRLACPEYDVVGLAVPGVPGIAHFGHTGTVAWAITNAMADYQDLYAERLRRQGDTVEAFGPDGWQPAQRHVETVEVAGGDPVEVEVIETDRGPVIIGGPDDDQAISLRYPPRFFGDIGFAALPALLAATRVADVDAACEHWVEPVNVVLAADTEGGLLHRVAGAVPARDRANGLGVVPAWEPGHEWQGWHDLPRAEVHDLAVMANERGIAEPLGVEFAPPHRANRIRELLDALDDWTVDDQTIVHTDTQLGSAEPLLALLAGLDELTPDAAALQDRLLSWDREMRDDSVDAAAFAAVRAGVVRRLAAHPTLTPLADQTKYPARFQPWLALVPKVGFALESLLTADLLPATDRVAAVRAALDEVADAPRVSWGEMHLLAPWAALPDPHAWWPGLSGDHDCVLATSSIPGATHRCFRASAARYVWDLGRRDDSRWIVPFGASGVPGPHHRDQLPYWLRGDLVPIVTDWDQLTEERGDDTF
- a CDS encoding GNAT family N-acetyltransferase — its product is MTTPSDPVWRRHVDGFGEVTIRPVDPAADADLIHDWVTRERSRFWGMRDASRERVREIYAYVDSLTTHHAYLIHRDGRPVGLFQTYEPAADPVGECYEVRPGDFGIHLMVGPPDGGAEPGFTGTVLGAFLDFVLTDGSRRRIVAEPDARNDRAIARLVRAGFVPGPQVDLPDKRAQLLFLDVSDRAGSVGGPGQSAVRPSRQ
- a CDS encoding siderophore-interacting protein; protein product: MPSTLSVAPWRVFAVEVRALRRLSPSFLRVTFAGPDLDRFADNGYDQRIKVALPRTGETVAELPYGPDWYQQWRTLPEEARCHIRTYTVRAVRQDVQEVDVDLVLHGVGGPATRWARRARLGDRLALVGPDAGYDGVHGGVEFRPPAVGTLLLAGDETAAPAICAILERLPADARGHALIEVPDTRDVLPVTAPSGVTVTWLPRIGAAHGSRLAPAVAALSGEVLPAVRPALALAGGVTAAPAGSLAEVDVDRDILWEVPDVPPAAPLYAWLAGEAAMIRGLRRHLVTERGLDRSAVAFMGYWRLGRTAD
- a CDS encoding iron ABC transporter permease — translated: MSQLSAPVRSGSATQPTPTGPLAPTRVVTAFVVATALLLVVTAVHLTQGTSTVGALDLLRLLTGSDDEAARVLVASRIPRMLAGLAVGVALGFAGAALQSLARNPLASPDTLAVNAGAHLAIVGVAAFGISLPALPAGGLAFCGGLVAAGLVMALATGGQAATTRLILAGSATALALNSFTMLLMLLFEQATIGLFAWGNGSLVQADLTAFTQLAPVIGIAVALLVALGHRMDVLALGDDTATVLGLDVRRTRLVVILLAVLLSAAAVTLAGPIGFVGLCAPVIVRLLGRMVPGVHRHRVLLPLSGIVGVLIVLGSDVLLRAVLGGQAGVDVPTGVVTTLFGAVLMVWLARRYRDAGPTRRPPGGHAAVRSRSFHLGVVATAAAVTVGAVVLGMLAGDTWVLLGDVVNWVQGRTGPAYTFVLDQRWPRVAAALLAGAALAVAGTTVQAVCRNPLAEPGILGITGGAGIGAVALLTFVPLAGVAAISGAAGLGALLAFALVYGLARYGGLSSDRLVLIGFGVWQGGTAVITFIIVTSDPWNTGKALTWLSGSTYGRTGPQVLPVAIALLLSIPAVVAARRELDLLSLDDDTPRVLGVRLERTRLLALGAAALLTSTAVSAVGVIGFVGLVAPHAARALVGGRHSRVLPVAVLLGAALVSLADTLGRTVIAPAQVPAGLVTAMIGTPYFVWLLWRSRGAATGPR